A stretch of Gouania willdenowi chromosome 21, fGouWil2.1, whole genome shotgun sequence DNA encodes these proteins:
- the sf3b1 gene encoding splicing factor 3B subunit 1 isoform X2, which yields MQVRSYVDVMMEQNLSKEEREIRLQLVEKAKAGDLKAVNGSAAAQAAAKRKRRWDQTADQTPSNATPKKMSSWDQADASSETPGHTPGHTPAHTPSNSRWDETPGRPKGSETPGATPSSRMWDPTPSHTPAGAATPGRDTPGHATPGHGGATGSVRKNRWDETPKTERETPGHGSGWAETPRTDRGEESVGETPTPGASKRKSRWDETPASQMGSSTPLLTPGKTPIGTPAMNMATPTPGHLMSMTPEQLQAWRWEREIDERNRPLTDDELDAMFPEGYKVLPPPAGYVPIRTPARKLSATPTPIGGMTGFHMQVEDRTTKQMNDQPSGNLPFLKPDDIQYFDKLLVEVDESTLSPEEQKERKIMKLLLKIKNGTPPMRKAALRQITDKAREFGAGPLFNQILPLLMSPTLEDQERHLLVKVIDRILYKLDDLVRPYVHKILVVIEPLLIDEDYYARVEGREIISNLAKAAGLATMISTMRPDIDNMDEYVRNTTARAFAVVASALGIPSLLPFLKAVCKSKKSWQARHTGIKIVQQIAILMGCAILPHLRSLVEIIEHGLVDEQQKVRTISALAIAALAEAATPYGIESFDSVLKPLWKGIRQHRGKGLAAFLKAIGYLIPLMDAEYANYYTREVMLILIREFQSPDEEMKKIVLKVVKQCCGTDGVEANYIKTEILPPFFKHFWQHRMALDRRNYRQLVDTTVELANKVGAAEIISRIVDDLKDEAEQYRKMVMETIEKIMGNLGAADIDHKLEEQLIDGILYAFQEQTTEDSVMLNGFGTVVNALGKRVKPYLPQICGTVLWRLNNKSAKVRQQAADLISRTAVVMKTCQEEKLMGHLGVVLYEYLGEEYPEVLGSILGALKAIVNVIGMHKMTPPIKDLLPRLTPILKNRHEKVQENCIDLVGRIADRGAEYVSAREWMRICFELLELLKAHKKAIRRATVNTFGYIAKAIGPHDVLATLLNNLKVQERQNRVCTTVAIAIVAETCSPFTVLPALMNEYRVPELNVQNGVLKSLSFLFEYIGEMGKDYIYAVTPLLEDALMDRDLVHRQTASAVVQHMSLGVYGFGCEDSLNHLLNYVWPNVFETSPHVIQAVMGALEGLRVAIGPCRLLQYCLQGLFHPARKVRDVYWKIYNSIYIGSQDALIAHYPQVYNDDKNVYVRCELEYVL from the exons ATGCAGGTCAGGTCGTACGTGGACGTCATGATGGAGCAGAATCTGTCCAAAGAGGAG AGGGAGATCCGTCTGCAGTTGGTGGAGAAGGCCAAAGCGGGGGACCTGAAAGCAGTCAACGGTTCTGCTGCTGCCCAAGCTGCCGCTAAACGCAAGCGTCGCTGGGACCAGACTGCTGACCAAACGCCCTCCAACGCCACTCCCAAAAAGATGTCCAGCTGGGACCAGGCCGACGCCTCTTCAGAA ACTCCTGGACACACCCCCGGACACACCCCCGCACACACGCCCTCCAACAGCCGCTGGGACGAAACCCCCGGACGCCCCAAAGGCAGCGAAACGCCTGGCGCAACACCCAGCAGCCGCATGTGGGACCCCACCCCCAGCCACACGCCAGCCGGCGCTGCCACTCCTGGCAGGGACACGCCTGGCCACGCCACTCCAGGTCACGGTGGCGCCACTGGGAGCGTCCGCAAGAACCGCTGGGACGAGACCCCGAAGACGGAGCGCGAGACACCCGGACATGGCAGCGGCTGGGCCGAGACACCTCGCACCGACCGGGGGGAGGAGTCAGTGGGAGAGACGCCCACTCCTGGCGCCAGCAAGAGGAAGTCACGTTGGGACGAAACACCCGCCAGTCAGATGGGGTCCTCCACGCCCCTGCTCACCCCTGGGAAGACCCCCATTGGCACCCCTGCTATGAACATGGCCACGCCCACACCAG GTCACCTGATGAGTATGACCCCCGAGCAGCTGCAGGCGTGGAGGTGGGAGCGTGAGATCGACGAGAGGAACCGCCCCCTGACAGACGACGAGCTGGACGCCATGTTTCCTGAAGGATATAAG GTTCTGCCCCCTCCAGCCGGTTACGTGCCGATCCGCACGCCGGCCCGCAAGCTGtcagccacgcccactcccatcGGCGGCATGACGGGCTTCCACATGCAGGTGGAGGATCGGACCACCAAGCAGATGAACGACCAGCCGTCAGGGAATCTGCCCTTCCTCAAACCAGATGACATCCAGTACTTTGACAAGCTGCTG gtggagGTGGATGAGTCCACCCTGAGCCCAGAGGAGCAGAAGGAGAGAAAGATCATGAAGCTGCTGCTGAAGATCAAAAACGGGACTCCCCCCATGAGGAAG GCCGCTCTGCGTCAGATCACCGATAAGGCCAGAGAGTTCGGCGCCGGTCCGCTCTTCAACCAGATCCTGCCGCTGCTCATGTCGCCCACGCTGGAGGACCAGgagcgccacctgctggtcaaGGTCATCGATCGCATCCTGTACAAGCTGGATGACCTGGTCCGGCCCTACGTGCACAAG ATCCTGGTGGTGATTGAGCCGCTGCTGATTGATGAGGATTACTACGCCAGAGTGGAAGGGAGGGAGATCATCTCTAACTTAGCCAAG GCGGCCGGTCTGGCCACCATGATCTCCACTATGAGGCCTGACATCGACAACATGGACGAGTACGTGAGGAACACGACGGCCCGAGCCTTCGCCGTGGTGGCATCGGCGCTGGGGATCCCATCGCTGCTGCCCTTCCTCAAAGCCGTGTGTAAAAGCAAGAAGTCGTGGCAGGCTCGCCACACGGGCATCAAGATCGTCCAGCAGATTGCCATTCTCATGGGCTGTGCCATCCTGCCCCACCTACGCAGCCTGGTGGAGATCATAGAGCACG GTCTGGTGGACGAGCAGCAGAAGGTGAGAACCATCAGTGCGTTGGCCATAGCTGCTCTGGCTGAAGCTGCGACTCCGTACGGTATTGAGTCCTTTGACTCGGTGCTCAAACCTCTGTGGAAAGGAATCCGACAGCACAGAGGAAAG GGTTTGGCTGCGTTCCTCAAAGCTATCGGGTACCTGATCCCTCTGATGGACGCCGAGTACGCCAACTACTACACCAGGGAGGTGATGCTGATCCTCATCAGAGAGTTTCAGTCTCCTGACGAGGAGATGAAGAAGATCGTGCTGAAG gtggTGAAGCAGTGCTGTGGTACTGACGGTGTGGAGGCGAACTACATCAAGACTGAGATCCTTCCTCCGTTCTTCAAACACTTCTGGCAGCACCGCATGGCTCTGGACAGACGCAACTACAGACAG CTGGTGGACACCACGGTGGAGCTCGCCAACAAAGTGGGCGCCGCCGAGATCATCTCGCGCATTGTGGACGACCTGAAGGATGAGGCCGAGCAGTACAGGAAGATGGTGATGGAGACCATCGAGAAGATCATGGGTAACCTGGGAGCAGCCGACATCGACCACaagctggaggagcagctgaTCGACGGCATCCTCTACGCCTTCCAGGAGCAGACCACCGAG GACTCTGTGATGCTGAATGGTTTTGGTACAGTGGTGAACGCTCTGGGGAAGCGAGTCAAACCCTACCTGCCTCAGATCTGTGGTACGGTGCTGTGGAGGCTCAACAACAAGTCGGCTAAAGTACGACAGCAGGCGGCAGATCTGATCTCACGCACCGCCGTGGTCATGAAGACGTGTCAGGAG GAGAAGCTGATGGGTCATCTGGGTGTGGTCCTCTATGAGTATCTGGGAGAAGAATATCCTGAAGTGTTGGGCAGTATCCTGGGAGCTCTGAAGGCCATTGTCAATGTCATCG gaatgcacaaaatgactccgcCCATTAAAGACCTGCTCCCTCGTCTCACGCCCATCCTGAAGAACAGACACGAGAAAGTCCAGGAGAACTGTATCGACCTGGTGGGACGTATCGCTGACAG AGGAGCAGAGTATGTGTCAGCCAGGGAGTGGATGAGGATCTGCTTTGAGCTCCTCGAGCTGTTAAAGGCTCATAAAAAGGCCATTCGTAGAGCCACCGTCAATACGTTTGGATACATCGCCAAAGCCATTGG ccctCATGACGTTCTGGCCACGCTGCTGAACAACCTGAAGGTCCAGGAGCGTCAGAACCGTGTGTGCACCACGGTGGCCATTGCCATCGTGGCAGAGACGTGCTCTCCCTTCACCGTGCTGCCGGCGCTGATGAACGAGTACCGCGTACCTGAGCTCAACGTGCAGAACGGCGTGCTGAAGTCTCTCTCCTTTCTGTTTGAGTACATCGGAGAGATGGGGAAGGATTACATCTACGCTGTCACACCTCTACTGGAGGACGCCCTGATGGACAG AGACCTGGTCCACCGTCAGACGGCATCGGCTGTGGTTCAGCACATGTCTCTGGGCGTGTACGGGTTTGGCTGTGAGGATTCTCTGAACCACCTGCTGAACTACGTGTGGCCCAACGTGTTTGAAACGTCTCCTCACGTCATCCAGGCTGTGATGGGGGCTCTGGAAGGACTGAGGGTGGCCATCGGACCCTGCAGACTGCTGCAGTACTGCTTACAG ggtTTGTTTCATCCGGCCCGGAAGGTACGAGACGTTTACTGGAAGATCTACAACTCCATCTACATTGGCTCTCAGGACGCCCTGATCGCCCACTACCCGCAGGTTTACAACGAcgacaagaacgtgtatgtgcgCTGTGAGCTGGAGTATGTGCTGTGA